A window of Flavobacterium flavigenum contains these coding sequences:
- the folP gene encoding dihydropteroate synthase: MFINCKGRLIDLSIPKVMGILNVTPNSFFDGGKYKNESAIISQVEKMLTEGADFIDIGAYSSKPSAEFVSEQEEIERIAPAIKLILKHFPETLLSIDTFRAEVAKASIENGAAIINDISAGELDSKMFDVIAHFNVPYIMMHMRGNPQTMQNLTQYDDIVKEMLFYFSEKVSKARSLGINDLILDPGFGFAKTTDQNYEVLQKIELFNLLELPVLAGVSRKSMIYKTLDITPQEALNGTTFLNTIALTKGAKILRVHDVKEAVECVKLFNKMNL, encoded by the coding sequence ATGTTTATTAACTGTAAAGGCCGTTTGATTGATTTGTCGATTCCGAAAGTAATGGGAATTTTGAATGTAACTCCAAATTCTTTTTTTGACGGCGGAAAATATAAAAACGAGTCAGCCATTATTTCACAAGTCGAAAAAATGTTAACTGAAGGAGCTGATTTTATTGATATTGGCGCTTATTCAAGTAAACCAAGTGCTGAATTCGTTTCTGAACAAGAAGAAATTGAACGAATTGCACCTGCTATAAAACTGATACTAAAACACTTTCCTGAAACATTATTATCAATAGATACTTTTAGAGCAGAAGTGGCAAAAGCAAGTATAGAAAATGGTGCGGCCATTATAAACGATATTTCGGCAGGAGAATTAGATAGTAAAATGTTTGATGTAATTGCGCACTTCAACGTTCCTTACATTATGATGCACATGCGTGGAAACCCGCAGACGATGCAAAACCTGACACAATACGATGATATTGTAAAAGAAATGCTGTTTTATTTCTCTGAAAAAGTATCTAAAGCAAGAAGTCTGGGTATCAATGACCTGATTCTGGACCCTGGGTTTGGTTTTGCTAAAACAACAGACCAAAATTATGAAGTGCTGCAAAAAATTGAACTCTTTAATCTTTTAGAATTACCGGTTTTAGCAGGTGTTTCAAGAAAATCAATGATTTATAAAACCTTGGATATTACTCCGCAGGAAGCTTTAAACGGAACAACATTTCTAAATACGATTGCTTTAACAAAAGGTGCAAAAATCCTTCGTGTTCATGATGTTAAAGAAGCTGTTGAATGTGTGAAGTTGTTTAATAAAATGAATTTATAA
- a CDS encoding DUF1599 domain-containing protein has protein sequence MKNTSQEFDNVIAICRTLFINKMKDYGSAWRILRLPSLTDQIFIKAQRIRSLQENEIRKIDEDEKGEFIGIINYSIMALIQLELGVVEQPDLDVEKATELYDAKVKLTKDLMEAKNHDYGEAWREMRISSLTDLILQKLLRVKQIEDNKGATLVSEGIDANYQDMINYAVFALILNPINK, from the coding sequence ATGAAGAATACTTCTCAAGAGTTTGATAATGTCATTGCGATTTGCCGTACGTTATTTATTAATAAAATGAAAGATTATGGGAGTGCATGGCGTATTTTAAGACTGCCATCATTAACAGATCAGATTTTTATAAAAGCGCAAAGAATCAGGAGTTTGCAGGAAAATGAAATCCGAAAAATTGATGAAGATGAAAAAGGGGAATTTATAGGAATTATAAATTACTCTATTATGGCACTGATTCAGTTAGAATTAGGTGTTGTTGAGCAGCCTGATCTTGATGTTGAAAAAGCAACTGAGTTGTATGATGCTAAAGTTAAACTGACTAAAGATTTAATGGAAGCCAAAAATCATGATTATGGTGAGGCCTGGCGTGAAATGCGCATCAGTTCATTAACCGATTTGATTCTTCAGAAACTGCTTCGTGTAAAACAAATTGAAGACAATAAAGGGGCAACATTAGTTTCTGAAGGCATTGATGCCAATTATCAGGACATGATTAATTATGCTGTCTTTGCCTTAATTCTAAATCCTATCAATAAATAA
- a CDS encoding BT_3928 family protein, with product MKNIITQFSRIFVGVLFIISGLIKLNDPVGFSYKLTEYFSEPVFNMPFLAPFALGLAIFLVILEVVLGVMLLVGYKTKTTIWSLLVLIVFFTFLTFYSAYFDVVKDCGCFGDALHLTPWESFTKDVVLLFFILILFFNQKLIKPLFSTQQTNFAVYLSVVLCAFMAVWVLNHNPIKDFRPYKVGTNIEKGMEIPEGAPKSVVEMIFIYKVNGVDKEFTEKDLMNIPEGATFVDRKDKVITEGYVPPIHDFTMTKDGSDYKEELLKEPKLLMFVTYDLALSSPDGMKQLETLNTQAKAKGYKVIGMTASNDEMIAKTKKQYVLNIDFYFCDATALKTIERANPSIVVVQNGTIVQKVHYNDIDALKL from the coding sequence ATGAAAAACATCATTACCCAATTCTCCCGAATATTTGTCGGCGTACTTTTTATCATTTCCGGATTAATTAAACTGAATGACCCGGTTGGTTTCTCTTATAAATTAACCGAATATTTTAGTGAACCGGTTTTTAATATGCCTTTTTTAGCTCCTTTTGCATTAGGATTAGCGATCTTCTTAGTGATTTTAGAGGTAGTTTTAGGCGTAATGCTGTTGGTTGGATATAAAACAAAAACGACAATTTGGAGCTTATTGGTTTTAATAGTTTTCTTTACCTTTTTGACTTTTTATTCTGCTTATTTTGATGTAGTAAAAGATTGTGGTTGTTTTGGTGACGCATTGCATTTGACACCTTGGGAATCGTTCACAAAAGATGTCGTTTTATTATTTTTTATTCTGATTTTATTTTTTAATCAGAAATTAATTAAACCATTATTTTCAACACAGCAAACTAATTTTGCAGTTTACTTAAGTGTTGTTTTATGTGCTTTTATGGCAGTGTGGGTTTTAAATCATAATCCAATCAAAGATTTTCGTCCTTATAAGGTAGGAACCAATATCGAAAAAGGAATGGAGATCCCGGAAGGCGCCCCGAAATCTGTAGTTGAAATGATTTTTATCTATAAAGTAAATGGTGTTGATAAGGAATTTACCGAAAAAGATTTAATGAATATTCCTGAAGGAGCGACTTTTGTTGACCGAAAAGATAAGGTAATTACGGAAGGGTACGTGCCGCCAATTCATGATTTTACAATGACTAAAGATGGGTCAGATTATAAAGAAGAGTTACTAAAAGAACCAAAATTACTAATGTTTGTAACATATGATTTGGCTTTATCAAGTCCTGACGGTATGAAACAGCTAGAAACGCTAAATACTCAGGCAAAAGCAAAAGGGTATAAAGTAATTGGTATGACCGCTTCAAATGACGAAATGATTGCAAAAACTAAAAAGCAATACGTCTTAAACATTGATTTCTATTTTTGTGATGCCACTGCTTTAAAAACAATAGAAAGAGCCAATCCAAGCATTGTGGTAGTTCAAAATGGTACTATTGTTCAAAAAGTGCATTATAATGATATTGACGCATTAAAGTTATAA
- the porQ gene encoding type IX secretion system protein PorQ has protein sequence MLKKNILFFLFVNFSLSYGQIGGRYAYQFLNLTNSPRQAALGGKSITIYDEDVNQVMFNPATLNADMDNHLAMNYGNYYGEASYGTASYAYTYDRHLQTFYAGISYINYGTFEGYDENGQATSDFTGSEGALSVGYAYNIPYTDIHIGANAKLITSSLESYNSVGGALDLGFLFIDERNDVNWALAIRNIGTQFTTYSGIKEKLPLEIIAGVSQELDHVPIRWHLSLENLQQWNISFSNPVRGQGNIDGSSEPEKVSFVNNALRHVVFGVELFPKKAFNIRLGYNFRRGEELRIEEQRNFSGVSLGFGLKMNRLKFNYSYSKYTLAANTSLFGLNINLQ, from the coding sequence ATGTTGAAAAAAAATATTTTGTTTTTTTTGTTTGTGAATTTTTCTCTGTCTTATGGACAAATTGGTGGGCGATATGCCTATCAGTTTTTAAATTTGACAAATTCACCAAGGCAGGCGGCGTTAGGAGGAAAATCGATTACAATTTACGACGAGGATGTTAATCAGGTTATGTTTAATCCGGCAACTTTAAATGCAGATATGGACAATCATCTGGCAATGAATTACGGCAATTATTATGGGGAAGCTTCTTATGGAACAGCTTCTTATGCCTATACTTACGACAGACATTTGCAGACATTTTACGCCGGAATCAGCTATATAAATTACGGTACTTTTGAAGGATATGATGAAAATGGTCAGGCTACTTCAGATTTTACCGGAAGTGAGGGAGCTCTTTCGGTAGGTTATGCATACAATATTCCCTATACAGACATACATATTGGTGCAAACGCAAAATTGATAACATCTAGTTTAGAAAGTTACAATTCCGTTGGTGGTGCGTTAGATTTAGGTTTTTTGTTCATTGATGAAAGAAATGATGTAAACTGGGCATTGGCAATACGAAATATAGGAACACAGTTTACTACTTATTCCGGAATAAAAGAAAAATTACCGCTGGAAATTATTGCGGGTGTTTCGCAAGAATTGGATCACGTTCCTATCAGATGGCATTTATCGTTAGAAAATTTACAGCAATGGAATATTTCTTTTTCGAACCCTGTACGTGGACAAGGTAATATTGATGGTTCATCTGAGCCGGAGAAAGTCTCATTTGTAAATAATGCTTTGAGACATGTGGTTTTTGGAGTAGAACTTTTTCCTAAAAAAGCATTCAATATTCGATTAGGTTATAATTTCAGAAGAGGTGAAGAATTAAGAATTGAAGAACAGCGTAATTTTTCAGGAGTTTCATTAGGTTTTGGATTAAAAATGAATAGGTTAAAATTTAATTATTCATATTCTAAATATACATTAGCAGCAAATACAAGTCTTTTTGGTTTAAATATTAATCTTCAATAA
- a CDS encoding murein L,D-transpeptidase catalytic domain-containing protein, whose amino-acid sequence MRIFNLILVLIVSGAFISSKPYFKDVPNSLEIERINFRIDEMKSMLKVNSKYNSKIAFFVDMRIPSGKNRFFVYDLQNNKIIDQGLVAHGCGSETGIKGDLKFSNAPNSNCTSLGRYAIGSNYNGMFGKAYRLSGLDETNSNAYKRAIVLHHYSAVPYEEQDHYISRSHGCPMVNEQFFKRIEKIIDSSKSNILLDIYY is encoded by the coding sequence ATGAGAATATTTAATTTGATTTTAGTTTTAATAGTATCAGGTGCTTTTATCAGTTCAAAACCTTACTTTAAAGATGTACCGAATAGCCTCGAAATAGAAAGAATTAATTTTAGAATTGATGAAATGAAATCAATGCTGAAAGTTAATTCTAAATACAATTCTAAAATTGCTTTTTTTGTTGATATGAGAATCCCATCCGGGAAAAATCGTTTTTTTGTTTATGATCTTCAAAATAATAAAATAATAGATCAGGGACTTGTAGCTCATGGATGTGGTTCTGAAACTGGAATAAAAGGAGACTTGAAGTTTAGCAATGCACCTAATTCAAACTGTACTTCATTAGGAAGATATGCTATTGGAAGTAATTACAATGGAATGTTCGGAAAAGCATATCGATTATCGGGACTGGATGAAACAAATAGTAATGCGTACAAAAGAGCGATTGTGTTACATCATTATTCGGCTGTTCCATACGAAGAACAGGATCACTACATCAGCCGTAGTCATGGTTGCCCAATGGTGAATGAACAGTTTTTCAAAAGAATTGAAAAAATTATTGATTCTTCAAAATCAAACATCCTTTTAGATATTTATTATTAA
- the cmk gene encoding (d)CMP kinase, translating to MRNITIAIDGFSSTGKSTLAKQLASKLAYVYVDTGAMYRAVALYAMNNNFIKADFFDKQALIDSLPKIQLEFKYNADLGFAEMYLNGENVEKQIRTIEVSSFVSKVAEVSEVRSKLVEQQQEMGTNKAIVMDGRDIGTVVFPTAELKIFMTASAETRAQRRFNELQQKGDNVSYEEVLKNVVERDYIDTHREDSPLIIADDAIEIDNSFLSKEEQFAAVLELVDEVVKTV from the coding sequence TTGAGAAATATTACTATTGCTATTGATGGCTTTTCATCAACCGGAAAAAGCACTTTAGCAAAACAATTGGCCAGTAAACTTGCTTATGTTTATGTTGATACCGGAGCAATGTATCGTGCAGTTGCTCTTTATGCAATGAATAACAATTTTATTAAGGCTGATTTTTTTGACAAGCAAGCTTTAATTGATTCACTTCCTAAAATTCAATTAGAGTTTAAATATAATGCTGATTTAGGCTTTGCCGAAATGTACCTGAACGGTGAAAATGTCGAAAAACAAATTCGTACCATTGAAGTCTCCAGTTTTGTTAGTAAAGTTGCTGAAGTTTCTGAAGTTCGTTCAAAATTAGTTGAGCAGCAACAGGAAATGGGAACCAACAAGGCTATTGTAATGGATGGAAGAGATATTGGAACAGTAGTTTTTCCAACAGCAGAACTTAAAATATTCATGACAGCCAGCGCTGAAACCCGTGCACAAAGACGTTTTAACGAATTGCAGCAAAAGGGCGATAATGTTTCTTATGAAGAGGTTTTGAAAAACGTTGTCGAGAGAGATTACATAGATACGCACCGTGAAGATTCTCCTTTAATAATTGCTGACGATGCGATAGAAATTGATAATTCCTTTTTAAGTAAAGAAGAACAATTTGCGGCTGTTTTAGAGTTGGTAGACGAAGTTGTTAAAACTGTTTAA
- a CDS encoding nucleoside permease, producing the protein MDIKLRLTIMNFFQFFVWGIWLISLGGYMGQVFGPLEGSSIGLSIGRTYGSMGWASLFMPALLGIIADKYLSAQKVLGISHIIAGIAIYFATRATNSTEMYWIIFATSCFYMPTIALNNSVSYAVLNKFSFDVQKTFTPIRVWGTVGFIIAMWVTDLTDWKSNTLQFVFASVSMIITGLFCFTLPDVPAENKNSNQSLTSKFGLDSFVLFKQKKMAIFFVFAMLLGAALQITNMFGDTFIRDFGSNPEYQGTFGVEHSVFIISLSQISETLFILTIPFFLKRFGIKQVMIFSMIAWVLRFALFGIGNPGSGVIFLILSMIVYGMAFDFFNISGSLFVEKQTNSKIRSSAQGLFMLMTNGVGAIIGGEMAGRTVSYFTIANKIQWPSVWFSFAAYAFVIAIAFAILFKYKHDPKELENLEH; encoded by the coding sequence ATGGATATAAAGCTGAGACTTACAATCATGAATTTTTTCCAGTTTTTTGTATGGGGGATATGGTTGATTTCGTTAGGAGGTTATATGGGACAGGTCTTTGGTCCTTTAGAAGGAAGTAGTATTGGGTTATCAATTGGAAGAACATATGGCTCAATGGGCTGGGCGAGTTTATTTATGCCAGCTCTGCTTGGTATCATTGCAGATAAATACCTAAGCGCACAAAAAGTATTAGGAATTTCACACATTATTGCTGGCATTGCAATATATTTTGCTACCAGAGCAACTAATTCCACAGAGATGTACTGGATTATTTTTGCAACGAGCTGTTTTTATATGCCAACGATTGCATTAAATAATTCAGTAAGTTATGCTGTGCTAAATAAGTTTAGTTTTGATGTTCAAAAAACGTTTACTCCAATCCGGGTTTGGGGAACAGTTGGTTTTATAATTGCCATGTGGGTAACGGATCTCACTGATTGGAAATCAAACACACTTCAGTTTGTTTTTGCTTCAGTATCAATGATTATTACAGGGCTTTTTTGTTTTACTTTGCCCGATGTGCCTGCTGAAAACAAAAACAGCAATCAGTCACTGACCAGTAAATTTGGTTTAGACAGTTTTGTGCTTTTTAAACAGAAGAAAATGGCCATATTCTTTGTTTTTGCAATGTTGTTAGGTGCAGCCCTACAAATCACCAATATGTTTGGTGATACATTTATAAGGGATTTTGGTTCTAATCCTGAATATCAGGGGACTTTTGGGGTTGAACATTCTGTTTTTATTATTTCGTTATCCCAAATTTCAGAGACTCTTTTTATCCTGACCATTCCGTTTTTCTTAAAACGATTTGGAATTAAGCAAGTTATGATTTTTAGTATGATTGCGTGGGTATTACGTTTTGCTTTATTTGGAATAGGAAATCCCGGCTCCGGAGTTATTTTCCTGATATTATCGATGATAGTATATGGTATGGCATTTGACTTTTTCAATATTTCGGGCTCATTATTTGTGGAAAAACAAACAAACAGTAAAATCAGGTCAAGTGCCCAGGGTTTATTTATGTTAATGACAAATGGTGTAGGTGCCATAATTGGAGGTGAAATGGCAGGACGTACAGTAAGTTATTTTACTATTGCTAATAAAATTCAATGGCCAAGTGTCTGGTTTTCATTTGCTGCTTATGCATTTGTAATTGCAATAGCTTTTGCGATTTTATTTAAATACAAACATGATCCAAAAGAGCTGGAAAATTTAGAACATTAA
- a CDS encoding nuclear transport factor 2 family protein, giving the protein MNPNENLIAKFYTAFANADAKTMSECYHPNVHFIDPAFGLLKEEQVSKMWKMLLLKSKGDIKIEFSNIKADEFSGSARWVATYKFSKTNRKVVNQVSAEFLFQDGLIIKHTDNFDVWKWSKQAFGITGYLLGWTGFFQNKVREQALLSLKKFQEA; this is encoded by the coding sequence ATGAATCCTAACGAGAACTTAATTGCTAAATTTTATACTGCGTTTGCAAATGCAGATGCTAAAACGATGAGTGAATGTTATCATCCTAATGTACATTTTATCGATCCAGCCTTTGGTCTTCTAAAAGAAGAACAGGTGTCTAAAATGTGGAAAATGTTGCTTTTAAAAAGTAAAGGAGATATTAAAATCGAATTTTCAAATATAAAAGCAGATGAATTTTCCGGATCTGCCCGATGGGTTGCCACTTATAAATTTAGTAAGACAAATCGAAAGGTAGTTAATCAGGTTTCTGCTGAATTTCTTTTTCAGGATGGATTAATTATCAAACATACCGATAATTTTGATGTATGGAAATGGTCGAAACAAGCTTTCGGAATTACCGGATATTTATTAGGCTGGACAGGATTTTTCCAAAATAAGGTAAGAGAACAGGCGCTGCTTTCACTTAAAAAATTCCAAGAGGCATAA
- a CDS encoding peptidoglycan DD-metalloendopeptidase family protein, with translation MNSLSSVLKNISPVKIIDSSINYSKYVTLDLSLNNLDLTEKKPGNSDDFEKYINDYLKKNNAEVAFGGYIEKRNLYKRSSIFKNDMIPERNIHLGIDFWIKAGTPVLAALDGRIHSFKNNIGLGDYGPTIILEHEIENQKFYTLYGHLSLESLQGISVGDFLKKGEHLANIGNSEVNGDYAPHLHFQIIKNIEDYWGDYPGVCNKNDLNFYIENCPDPNFLLKII, from the coding sequence ATGAACTCTCTTAGCTCCGTATTAAAAAACATCTCACCTGTTAAGATTATTGACTCTAGTATTAATTATTCAAAATATGTAACTTTAGACTTATCTCTAAATAACCTGGATTTAACCGAAAAAAAACCGGGGAATTCAGATGATTTTGAAAAATACATTAATGATTATTTAAAAAAAAATAATGCAGAAGTAGCCTTCGGCGGTTACATTGAAAAAAGAAATTTGTATAAACGAAGTTCCATTTTTAAAAACGATATGATTCCGGAACGCAATATTCATCTTGGTATTGATTTTTGGATAAAGGCAGGAACCCCCGTTTTAGCAGCTCTGGATGGAAGAATACATAGTTTTAAAAACAATATTGGATTAGGTGATTATGGTCCGACCATAATTCTGGAACACGAAATTGAAAATCAAAAATTTTATACTTTATACGGACATTTATCGTTAGAAAGTTTACAAGGGATTAGTGTTGGGGATTTTTTAAAAAAAGGAGAACATCTGGCAAACATTGGAAATTCAGAAGTAAACGGAGATTACGCTCCGCATTTACATTTCCAAATTATTAAAAACATAGAAGATTATTGGGGCGATTATCCTGGTGTCTGCAACAAAAATGATTTAAATTTTTATATAGAAAACTGCCCCGATCCCAATTTTTTATTAAAAATAATATAA
- a CDS encoding spermidine synthase, with translation MIRKVFSYLIPIKIFQKKSSRSKMIEVTWANGELVLDSENTNYSYGSLQRILRYGLRNIGFKTIQEMNHILVLGVAGGSVIKTLIDEIQFKGKITGVEIDSDMIQIANEYFNLSQIEQLEIIIDDAFEFVLKTKNQYDLIIIDVFEDTNMPNFLFERFFSERVLSLLKKQGFVLFNTMILDEKHNIRNRKYISEINAELYSTKMLPRVEQHNELIIIEKVA, from the coding sequence ATGATTCGAAAAGTATTTAGTTATTTAATACCAATTAAAATATTCCAAAAAAAATCATCCCGTAGTAAAATGATTGAGGTAACATGGGCAAATGGTGAATTGGTTTTGGATTCGGAAAACACCAATTATTCTTACGGTAGTTTACAGCGAATATTAAGATATGGCTTAAGGAATATTGGCTTTAAAACCATTCAGGAAATGAATCACATCTTGGTTTTAGGAGTTGCCGGCGGAAGTGTTATAAAAACCCTGATTGATGAAATTCAATTTAAAGGTAAAATAACAGGAGTGGAAATTGATTCAGATATGATTCAGATTGCTAATGAATACTTTAATCTTTCTCAAATTGAGCAATTAGAAATCATTATTGATGATGCTTTTGAATTTGTATTAAAAACTAAAAACCAATACGACCTAATTATTATTGATGTTTTTGAAGATACTAATATGCCTAACTTTTTATTTGAGCGTTTTTTTAGCGAAAGGGTTTTATCTCTATTAAAAAAACAGGGATTTGTCCTTTTTAATACTATGATACTAGATGAAAAACATAACATTAGAAATCGCAAATACATTTCAGAAATTAACGCTGAATTATATTCTACTAAAATGCTGCCTCGTGTAGAGCAGCACAACGAATTAATTATAATTGAAAAAGTTGCTTAG
- a CDS encoding M14 family metallopeptidase — protein MNLEELFNQNKEASIEGRYLTLEHIQPILERINTNNQVKIVGKSVLGKPIYTYQIGTGKTRIYLWSQMHGNESTTTKALFDFINVLNNGSEFAQNMLSAFTFCCIPILNPDGAELYTRANANEIDLNRDSQNLTQPESRILREVFETFNPHFCFNLHDQRTIFGAGTTGKPATVSFLAPSYNEEREINENRLKAINLIAVINDELQKYIPGQVGRFDDSFNINCIGDTFQYLGVPTILFEAGHFQNDYSREVTRKFIFFSLITSFKALFENVIVNNRINDYLNISQNNVVFYDFMYKNVKINYDGIEIITNFVAQYKEELIDGKIQFNAYVVEVGELENFFGHYVYDAKGAAYSDDFTNFPKPDQKADFYLNKNVKFVNGLIKS, from the coding sequence ATGAATTTAGAAGAATTATTTAATCAAAACAAAGAAGCGTCAATAGAAGGTCGCTATCTGACATTAGAACATATTCAGCCAATATTAGAAAGAATAAATACAAACAATCAGGTTAAGATTGTTGGCAAATCAGTTTTGGGTAAACCTATATATACTTATCAAATTGGTACAGGAAAAACCAGGATTTATCTTTGGTCGCAAATGCATGGAAATGAAAGTACAACTACTAAAGCATTGTTTGACTTTATTAATGTTTTGAATAATGGCTCAGAGTTTGCACAAAATATGCTCTCAGCTTTTACTTTTTGCTGTATACCAATATTAAATCCTGACGGAGCAGAATTGTATACTCGTGCCAATGCTAATGAAATTGACCTAAACAGGGATTCTCAAAACCTAACTCAGCCTGAAAGTAGGATTTTGCGTGAGGTTTTTGAAACTTTTAATCCTCATTTTTGTTTTAATCTTCATGATCAGCGTACTATTTTTGGAGCTGGTACAACTGGTAAACCGGCTACCGTATCGTTTTTGGCTCCTTCTTATAATGAGGAAAGGGAAATAAACGAGAATAGGTTAAAGGCAATTAATTTAATTGCTGTGATTAATGATGAGCTGCAAAAATATATACCCGGGCAGGTAGGACGTTTTGATGATTCATTCAATATAAATTGTATAGGGGATACTTTTCAATATTTAGGGGTTCCAACAATTTTATTTGAAGCAGGTCATTTTCAAAATGATTATTCAAGAGAGGTTACCAGAAAGTTTATATTCTTTTCGCTTATTACCAGTTTTAAAGCACTTTTCGAAAACGTTATAGTTAATAACAGGATTAATGATTATTTGAATATTTCACAAAATAATGTGGTTTTTTATGATTTTATGTATAAAAATGTCAAAATAAATTATGATGGTATCGAAATTATTACGAATTTTGTCGCACAATACAAAGAAGAATTGATTGACGGCAAGATTCAGTTTAATGCTTATGTAGTTGAAGTAGGGGAGTTAGAAAATTTCTTTGGACATTATGTATATGATGCAAAAGGTGCTGCATATTCAGATGATTTTACCAATTTTCCGAAACCAGATCAAAAAGCAGACTTTTATTTAAATAAAAACGTTAAATTTGTTAACGGACTGATAAAAAGTTAA
- a CDS encoding Lrp/AsnC family transcriptional regulator, with product MSKFRLDEVDHQILDMLIDNTRVPFTDIAKKLLISAGTVHVRVKKMEDAGIIMGSSLALDYDKLGYSFIAYVGVFLNNTSQTKFVLERINQIPFVTVASVTTGKFNIFCKIRAKDTKHAKEVIFMIDDIEGVYRTETMISLEESINDKKRLMHTIFKNM from the coding sequence ATGAGTAAATTCCGTTTAGATGAAGTAGATCACCAGATTTTAGATATGTTAATAGACAACACGAGAGTTCCGTTTACTGACATTGCAAAAAAATTGTTGATTTCGGCAGGAACTGTACATGTCAGAGTAAAAAAGATGGAAGATGCCGGAATTATAATGGGATCTTCATTAGCCTTAGATTATGATAAACTAGGGTATTCATTTATTGCTTATGTAGGTGTGTTTCTTAACAATACATCTCAAACAAAATTTGTATTAGAGCGAATTAATCAAATTCCATTTGTGACTGTAGCTTCTGTAACTACAGGGAAATTTAATATTTTCTGTAAAATCAGAGCTAAGGATACTAAGCATGCTAAAGAAGTTATTTTCATGATTGATGATATCGAAGGAGTTTACAGAACTGAAACAATGATTTCATTAGAAGAAAGTATTAATGACAAGAAGCGTTTGATGCACACTATTTTTAAAAATATGTAA